The Candidatus Sysuiplasma acidicola genome includes a window with the following:
- a CDS encoding UPF0179 family protein, with protein MPGITLIGEHIAKEGMNFIFNGGAPECRECKLKVACLNLEPGQHYTVVEVRPKHHDECVVHEDGVRIVRVEEKSHFIAVRRRQAVVGSIISPDQRKCDFVRCPNYRFCFPAGYRKPKHKVLRDAGAVNCEAGEDLRLIEV; from the coding sequence ATGCCTGGCATTACACTCATAGGAGAGCACATAGCGAAAGAAGGAATGAATTTCATCTTCAACGGCGGTGCGCCGGAGTGCAGGGAATGCAAGCTCAAAGTGGCTTGCCTGAATCTGGAACCCGGGCAGCATTACACCGTTGTTGAAGTAAGGCCGAAGCACCATGATGAATGCGTTGTGCACGAAGACGGCGTCCGGATAGTCCGTGTCGAGGAGAAGAGTCACTTTATTGCAGTCAGGAGGCGTCAGGCGGTTGTCGGCTCGATAATATCTCCGGACCAGCGCAAATGTGACTTTGTCAGGTGTCCCAATTACAGATTCTGCTTTCCCGCGGGTTACCGTAAACCCAAGCATAAGGTACTTCGGGACGCGGGTGCAGTCAACTGTG